One Halichondria panicea chromosome 3, odHalPani1.1, whole genome shotgun sequence genomic region harbors:
- the LOC135333936 gene encoding ankyrin-2-like: MALSKKMDNIHDAARVGNLSALKHAIRRGEDVNSVDRDDWTPLQRAASGGHTDCIRELLSSGAVVDLADKDGCTPLYWAANGGHTYCIRELLSSGAVVNLANKSGNTPLIVAASSGHTDCISELLSSGVVVDLADEDGDTSLIRAAMGGYTDCVRELLSSGAVVDLANKNGCTPLYWAAMGGYTVCVRELLSSGAVVDLANKDGCTPLYWAANGGYTDCVRELLSSGAVVDLANKSGNTPLIVAASFGHTDCISELLSSGVVVDLADEDGDTSLIRAAMGGYTDCVRELLSSGAVVDLANKDGCTPLHWAAMGDYTDCVRELLSSGAVVDLANKDGRTPLYWAANEWHTDCVRELLSSGAVVDLADKDGDTPLMVAAYWGREDTVKELLSSGASPFCTDNRGQTALMEAKSSHYSNPSTIKLLEEATESHSRPQSVPVLPKNWIVVTDTETKKPVYQNKAAGETLSTPPGYPLHQTSAHPDVTFYDEPQEKEFTSSGGHADFDNGVQVTIPANAVPAGTSVGIKVQPSLASNDVFVMPEGIQSASPSYLISGEGLNGEVTLSMEHHVRVSTQQEADDLLFLQADSSPKRSGTKSMYQYREVQKGRSEFPPGGDTGRLTLSTRLKNFFKIGRRKRGNTDSNLYTVRVYRSPPHTTGDRLAIIVASLCGSLYAKFLETLDKVIIPRDYPNVSREAADRTTLESLTFVDMFATLNIHPVQGWSVEPDKELISRSEVDQPEVEKFRPEDLHNYPPRIICRLFPEKNAPKRTTCTISLSGLLPQVKVHLSLKLLTPKVVVDTTKLQEATEVLRRTVGEMTTSQLGSTVETVLSLMEKMTTALQSSSLSELTAHTDSIRTEIKAVLVVTRRVVQECTVQSISENMRASLSKMETLSHQLCQVTKVKIRYCLDQSDETAALVDLVENGANLLRAVDCLLRDIHILSGVSGLAERIDIEHPLLNNEIETTEFVYLAAHLDNVRMYSLALGLTPAQQADVRQIKVLEDTQTAMMQCLSLWQSRNPAAATYRTLIKVLQNMRRDEIASKVFKHCLEKEQ; this comes from the exons gatgacTGGACTCCACTCCAGAGGGCAGCCagtggaggtcacactgactgtattagagagctgctctcctcaggagccgtggtggacctggctgacaag gatgggtgtACTCCACTCTATTGGGCAGCCAATGGAGGTCACACATACTGtattagagagctgctctcctcaggagccgtggtgaacctggctaacaag AGTGGGAACACTCCACTCATAGTGGCAGCCAGCTccggtcacactgactgtattagtgagctgctctcctcaggagtcGTGGTGGACCTAGCTGAtgag gatggggaCACTTCACTCATAAGGGCAGCCATGGGAGGTTACACCGACTGTGtaagagagctgctctcctcaggcgccgtggtggacctggctaacaag AATGGGTGTACTCCACTCTATTGGGCAGCCATGGGAGGTTACACCGTCTGTGtaagagagctgctctcctcaggagccgtggtggacctggctaacaag gatgggtgtACTCCACTCTATTGGGCAGCCAATGGAGGTTACACCGACTGTGtaagagagctgctctcctcgggagccgtggtggacctggctaacaag AGTGGGAACACTCCACTCATAGTGGCAGCCAGCTtcggtcacactgactgtattagtgagctgctctcctcaggagtcgtggtggacctggctgatgag gatggggaCACTTCACTCATAAGGGCAGCCATGGGAGGTTACACCGACTGTGtaagagagctgctctcctcaggagccgtggtggacctggctaacaag GATGGATGTACTCCACTCCATTGGGCAGCCATGGGAGATTACACCGACTGTGtaagagagctgctctcctcaggagccgtggtggacctggctaacaag gatgggcgTACTCCACTCTATTGGGCAGCCAATGAATggcacactgactgtgttcgagagctgctctcctcaggagccgtggtggacctggctgacaag GATGGGGACACTCCACTCATGGTAGCAGCCTACTGGGGACGTGAAGATACTGTGAAGGAGCTTCTCTCATCAGGGGCTTCCCCTTTCTGCACTGATAAT CGTGGAcagactgctctgatggagGCCAAGAGTTCACATTACTCTAACCCTTCAACAATAAAGCTCCTTGAAGAAgctactgaatcacat tcACGTCCGCAGTCTGTTCCAGTCCTACCCAAGAACTGGATTGTCGTTACTGACACAGAAAC gaagaagccagtcTACCAGAACAAGGCTGCAGGGGAAACTCTCTCCACACCACCTGGAT ATCCCCTGCACCAAACCTCCGCACACCCTGATGTCACTTTTTACGACGAGCCTCAAGAGAAGGAGTTCACCTCCAGTGGTGGCCATGCTGACTTTGACAATGGAGTTCAAGTGACTATTCCAGCTAATGCTGTCCCAGCAGGGACCTCTGTGGGCATTAAAGTCCAACCCAGCCTTGCTTCCAATGACGTGTTTGTTATGCCTGAAGGCATTCAGTCTGCCAGTCCGTCCTACTTGATCTCTGGTGAGGGTCTAAACGGAGAGGTGACCCTGAGCATGGAGCATCATGTACGAGTGTCCACCCAACAAGAAGCTGATGACCTCCTCTTTCTCCAAGCTGACTCGTCCCCCAAGAGATCTGGTACAAAGAGTATGTACCAGTACCGGGAGGTACAAAAGGGAAGGTCAGAGTTCCCTCCTGGAGGGGACACCGGGAGACTGACGCTGAGTACACGACTGAAGAACTTCTTTAAAATTGGGAGGAGAAAAAGAG gcaaTACTGACAGTAACCTCTACACTGTCAGAGTCTACCggtctcctccacacacaactgGGGACAGGCTAGCCATCATTGTAGCCAGTCTCTGTGGGAGCTTATACGCTAAG TTTCTAGAGACACTTGATAAAGTGATAATCCCACGAGACTATCCCAATGTGTCGAGAGAAGCGGCTGACAGGACAACTCTAGAATCACTGACGTTTGTTGATATGTTTGCCACTCTCAACATTCACCCAGTGCAGGGATGGTCTGTGGAACCAGACAAGGAATTG ATCTCGCGTAGTGAAGTGGATCAGCCTGAGGTGGAGAAGTTCAGACCTGAGGATCTCCACAACTACCCTCCCAGGATAATCTGCAGGCTCTTCCCTGAGAAGAATGCTCCCAAGAGAACCACCTGTACCATCTCCTTGTCTGGACTACTGCcacaggtcaaagttcacctCTCATTGAAATTACTCACCCCCAAAGTTGTTGTGGATACTACTAAACTACAG GAAGCCACTGAAGTACTGAGAAGAACAGTTGGTGAGATGACCACCTCACAGCTTGGCTCTACTGTGGAGACTGTACTGTCACTAATGGAGAAAATGACAACTGCACTTCA GTCATCTTCTCTGAGTGAGCTGACAGCCCACACTGACTCCATACGGACAGAGATAAAGGCTGTCCTTGTAGTGACCAGGAGGGTTGTCCAGGAGTGCACAGTACAGAGCATCAGTGAGAACATGAGAGCCAGTCTCTCTAAGATGGAGACTTTATCTCACCAGCTTTGTCAAGTGACCAAGGTTAAAATCAGATACTGTCTAG ACCAGTCAGATGAAACAGCTGCTCTTGTTGACCTGGTAGAGAATGGAGCTAATCTGTTGAGAGCTGTGGACTGTCTACTGAGGGACATCCACATACTCAGTGGAGTCAGTG GCCTGGCAGAGAGGATAGACATTGAACACCCTCTACTCAACAACGAGATTGAGACAACAGAGTTCGTTTATTTGGCGGCTCATTTGGACAACGTGAGAATGTACTCTCTAGCGTTGGGACTCACTCCTGCTCAGCAAGCTGATGTGAGGCAGATTAAAGTTTTAGAAGACACACAAACGGCCATGATGCAATGCTTGTCCCTGTGGCAAAGTAGAAACCCAGCTGCTGCAACATATAGAACTCTTATTAAAGTACTCCAAAATATGAGAAGAGACGAAATTGCTAGTAAAGTTTTTAAACATTGCCTAGAGAAGGAACAATAA